Proteins from a genomic interval of Cognatishimia sp. WU-CL00825:
- a CDS encoding dihydropteroate synthase, translated as MTRTVIESATKTTIIGFDQPFSVIGERINPTGRKILNLELERGDFSRVQADALAQVAAGANILDINSGAVFSNKMAEDVRYADNNFVEPTLMKELIETVQSVTDSPLCIDSSVPGALEAGLAAAHGRPLLNSVTGEEERLELVLPLVKKYNVPVVAISNDDTGISEDPDVRFAVAKKIVERAADFGIPAHDIVVDPLVMPIGAMATAGHQVFTLVRRLRDELGVNTTCGASNISFGLPNRHGINNAFLPMAIAAGMTSAIMNPVALPIGPKKIAAKREEVEAAGIVLPDGMDDEAFVQMFGMGSTLARPGKEMEAIRAANFLTNRDDGGADWIKFNAAPAAEGDSGRGRRGGGRRRRG; from the coding sequence ATGACCCGTACCGTCATCGAATCTGCGACAAAAACAACGATCATCGGATTTGATCAGCCCTTCAGTGTGATTGGTGAACGTATTAACCCGACGGGTCGCAAGATCTTGAATCTGGAACTGGAACGCGGCGATTTTTCACGCGTTCAAGCGGATGCTCTTGCACAGGTGGCCGCCGGTGCAAATATTCTTGATATCAATTCAGGCGCTGTGTTTTCCAACAAAATGGCAGAAGACGTGCGTTATGCGGACAACAATTTTGTCGAACCAACCCTGATGAAAGAGCTGATTGAAACCGTTCAGTCGGTGACAGACAGCCCATTGTGTATCGACAGCTCGGTTCCTGGAGCCTTGGAAGCCGGGCTTGCTGCTGCGCATGGCCGCCCGCTGTTGAACTCTGTGACAGGCGAAGAAGAGCGTCTGGAACTCGTGCTACCGCTGGTCAAGAAGTACAACGTGCCCGTGGTTGCGATTTCTAACGATGACACAGGTATTTCCGAGGACCCGGATGTGCGTTTCGCGGTTGCCAAGAAAATCGTCGAACGCGCGGCTGACTTTGGTATTCCTGCACATGACATTGTGGTGGATCCGCTGGTGATGCCAATTGGCGCAATGGCAACGGCTGGTCATCAGGTCTTTACGCTGGTGCGCCGTTTGCGCGACGAGTTGGGTGTGAATACCACCTGTGGGGCTTCTAATATCTCGTTTGGACTGCCCAATCGTCATGGTATCAACAACGCCTTTTTACCGATGGCCATCGCGGCAGGCATGACATCTGCGATCATGAACCCTGTGGCCCTGCCGATCGGCCCCAAGAAGATCGCGGCGAAACGCGAAGAAGTCGAAGCGGCAGGCATTGTGTTGCCGGACGGCATGGATGACGAAGCATTTGTTCAAATGTTCGGCATGGGTTCTACACTGGCGCGTCCGGGTAAAGAGATGGAAGCCATTCGTGCGGCCAACTTCTTAACCAATCGCGATGATGGCGGCGCAGATTGGATCAAGTTCAACGCAGCCCCTGCAGCAGAGGGTGACTCTGGTCGCGGACGACGTGGTGGCGGCCGCCGACGTCGTGGCTAA
- the pgi gene encoding glucose-6-phosphate isomerase, whose product MWDKLTALHAATKDRHINDLFDNPGRSSEFASECDGLFFDYSKTNIDAEAKAALIELAISKALETRRAAMFAGEKINQTEDRAVLHTALRNLDGPGVIVDGVDVMPGVKQSLAQMADFANAVRSGSFTGEGGKITDVVNIGIGGSDLGPAMAVPALAAFHDGPKCHFVSNVDGADLVDKLAGLNPKTTLVLVASKTFTTLETMMNARSAMAWMAKEVKDPGAQFAAISTAMQATAEFGIPSSRVFGFEDWVGGRYSMWGPIGLSIMLAVGPESFTEFLRGAQAMDRHFCDAPLAENMPVLLALVGIWHHQISGYGTRAVLPYEQRLLRLPAYLQQLEMESNGKSVSLDGEPLDQTVGPIVWGEPGTNGQHAFYQLIHQGKQIVPCEFIVGAQGHSPDLDAHHKALLSNCLAQSEALLLGRPIEDARTLMKAKGLAGAELEANAQQRVFAGNRPSTTLMYNKLTPFVLGQIVALYEHRVFVEGVLLGINSYDQWGVELGKELAVKLAPAMEDNADISALHVATASLVSRVQSFRSN is encoded by the coding sequence ATGTGGGATAAACTCACGGCACTGCACGCGGCGACAAAAGATAGACATATCAATGACTTGTTTGACAATCCGGGACGCAGCTCAGAATTCGCGAGCGAATGCGATGGCTTGTTCTTTGATTATAGCAAGACCAATATTGACGCTGAGGCCAAAGCCGCACTGATAGAGTTGGCGATCTCAAAGGCGCTGGAAACCCGCCGCGCGGCAATGTTTGCAGGTGAAAAAATCAATCAGACCGAAGACCGCGCCGTTTTGCACACAGCGTTGCGAAACTTGGATGGTCCTGGCGTGATCGTGGACGGGGTCGATGTGATGCCCGGCGTCAAACAGTCATTGGCCCAAATGGCCGACTTTGCAAATGCAGTCCGCAGCGGTTCATTTACGGGCGAGGGGGGCAAGATCACCGATGTTGTGAATATTGGCATTGGCGGCTCCGACCTGGGTCCGGCCATGGCTGTGCCTGCTCTGGCGGCCTTTCACGACGGTCCGAAATGCCATTTTGTGTCCAACGTGGATGGGGCTGATTTGGTGGACAAACTGGCAGGTCTCAACCCCAAAACCACCTTGGTTCTGGTGGCCAGCAAGACATTCACAACACTTGAAACCATGATGAATGCCCGCAGTGCCATGGCGTGGATGGCCAAAGAGGTCAAAGATCCGGGCGCGCAATTTGCGGCGATTTCGACCGCGATGCAGGCCACTGCAGAATTCGGTATTCCATCCAGCCGGGTCTTTGGTTTTGAAGATTGGGTTGGTGGTCGCTATTCGATGTGGGGTCCTATTGGCCTGTCGATCATGTTGGCGGTTGGGCCAGAGTCGTTTACGGAGTTTCTGCGTGGCGCACAGGCGATGGATCGGCATTTTTGCGACGCCCCGCTGGCGGAAAACATGCCGGTATTGCTGGCGCTGGTTGGTATCTGGCACCATCAAATCAGTGGCTATGGCACCCGCGCGGTCTTGCCCTACGAACAGCGCCTGTTGCGCTTGCCAGCCTATTTGCAGCAGCTTGAAATGGAATCAAACGGCAAAAGTGTCAGCCTTGACGGAGAGCCATTGGATCAAACGGTCGGCCCAATTGTCTGGGGTGAACCGGGCACCAATGGGCAGCATGCGTTTTATCAATTGATCCATCAGGGCAAACAGATTGTGCCTTGTGAATTCATCGTTGGGGCGCAGGGCCACTCGCCTGACCTCGATGCACACCACAAGGCGCTTTTGTCCAACTGCCTGGCGCAATCCGAAGCCTTGCTGTTGGGCCGTCCCATAGAAGACGCCCGCACATTGATGAAAGCCAAGGGGCTTGCAGGAGCCGAGTTGGAAGCAAACGCGCAGCAACGTGTCTTTGCCGGAAACCGCCCATCAACCACGCTGATGTACAACAAACTTACTCCGTTTGTGTTGGGGCAAATCGTTGCGCTTTATGAACACCGTGTGTTTGTTGAAGGTGTGCTTTTGGGGATCAATTCCTACGATCAATGGGGCGTGGAATTGGGCAAAGAGCTGGCCGTAAAACTGGCTCCAGCGATGGAAGACAACGCAGATATTTCGGCGCTACATGTCGCGACTGCATCTCTTGTATCACGTGTGCAATCGTTCAGAAGTAATTGA
- a CDS encoding carboxypeptidase M32, with the protein MNAFKDLMAFQSQTEALSQVAGRLGWDQETVMPVGAAQQRGEEMAAMENVLHARRIAPQVADWLAKIEDSTLDLVGQAQMRHIRKSFARTQKVPADLAAEIAKVTSQAQGQWAQARSDKDTGAFVPVLENVVRLKREEGQALASNGDVYDAMIDDYEPDMTAAELAAMFDEMRPRLVNLRSAALEAPSPRALFGHYPEKLQLALSQKLADAFGYDGKHGRIDKAVHPFSSGSGQDVRITTRVSEDDPFNCFYSTIHEVGHACYEQNIDNAYLLTPLGQGVSMGVHESQSRIYENQIGRSQAFTGWLFEQMKSSFDEFDVPDATTFFGTVNRVNKGYIRTEADEVQYNLHVMLRFDLERALMRGDLSVKDLEAAWNDRFEADFGYAVDKPSNGVLQDVHWSVGLFGYFPTYALGNVYAGCLYDALRQDCLNLDAELSVGNTVGATNWLKANLQTHGGLRSPRETIEFASGMAPSPKPFLGYLEAKFGQIYQL; encoded by the coding sequence CAACAGCGTGGCGAAGAGATGGCCGCCATGGAAAATGTGCTGCACGCCCGTCGTATTGCACCCCAGGTAGCAGATTGGCTTGCTAAAATTGAGGACAGCACCTTGGATCTGGTCGGTCAGGCCCAAATGCGTCACATTCGCAAATCATTTGCGCGCACGCAAAAGGTGCCGGCTGATCTGGCGGCGGAAATCGCCAAGGTCACCAGTCAGGCGCAGGGCCAATGGGCGCAAGCCAGATCCGACAAAGACACCGGGGCTTTTGTGCCTGTTCTGGAAAATGTCGTGCGCCTGAAACGCGAAGAAGGTCAGGCTCTTGCCAGCAACGGCGATGTTTATGACGCGATGATTGACGACTATGAACCGGATATGACTGCCGCAGAATTGGCCGCCATGTTCGATGAAATGCGCCCGCGTCTGGTTAACCTGCGATCTGCGGCCCTAGAGGCCCCATCGCCACGTGCCCTGTTTGGCCATTACCCGGAAAAACTGCAATTGGCCCTGTCGCAAAAACTGGCTGATGCCTTTGGCTACGATGGCAAACACGGGCGGATCGACAAGGCGGTGCATCCGTTTAGTTCGGGGTCCGGCCAAGATGTACGCATCACCACACGCGTCAGCGAAGATGACCCATTTAATTGTTTTTATTCAACAATTCACGAAGTAGGACATGCGTGCTACGAGCAAAACATCGACAATGCTTACTTGCTCACCCCCTTGGGGCAAGGCGTTTCAATGGGCGTGCATGAAAGCCAAAGCCGGATTTATGAAAACCAAATTGGCCGTTCACAAGCCTTTACCGGCTGGTTATTTGAGCAAATGAAATCCAGCTTTGACGAGTTTGATGTGCCGGACGCAACGACGTTTTTTGGCACCGTGAACCGCGTCAACAAAGGCTATATCCGCACAGAAGCAGATGAGGTGCAGTACAATCTGCACGTCATGCTGCGGTTTGACCTAGAGCGGGCTCTGATGCGGGGGGATCTGAGTGTCAAAGATCTCGAAGCCGCCTGGAATGACCGTTTTGAGGCAGACTTTGGCTATGCCGTAGACAAGCCCAGCAATGGCGTTTTGCAAGATGTCCACTGGTCTGTGGGCCTGTTTGGCTATTTTCCGACTTATGCGCTTGGCAATGTCTATGCGGGCTGCCTGTATGACGCGCTGCGCCAAGATTGCCTAAATCTTGATGCGGAACTGTCGGTGGGCAATACTGTCGGTGCAACCAACTGGCTCAAAGCAAACCTGCAAACCCATGGCGGTTTGCGGTCCCCTCGCGAGACAATCGAATTTGCAAGTGGCATGGCCCCGTCTCCAAAGCCATTTCTTGGCTACCTTGAAGCGAAATTTGGCCAGATTTATCAGCTGTAG
- the pgl gene encoding 6-phosphogluconolactonase, whose amino-acid sequence MKIEKYSDFDMMAIDVANAIAGDLTAALQHEDRVLFAVPGGSTPGPIFDDLCAADLDWSRVDVILTDERWVPADSPRSNTTLLRERLLVNRASKARLLPLYADAPQPEDAISGLIDNLTGLLPIDVAVLGMGPDMHTASLFPDSDELVAALDSAAPVLLPVRPKSQPEARVTLAAHVLNGALRKHVVFRGKEKYQALDAARHLPAKQAPIRAVMDGATVHWTE is encoded by the coding sequence ATGAAAATTGAAAAATATAGCGATTTTGACATGATGGCGATTGATGTCGCCAATGCCATTGCAGGCGATCTGACCGCAGCCCTGCAACATGAAGATCGGGTTTTGTTTGCGGTTCCCGGTGGCTCGACACCCGGTCCGATTTTTGATGATCTCTGTGCTGCAGATCTGGATTGGTCGCGCGTTGATGTCATTCTAACCGATGAACGCTGGGTGCCGGCTGACAGTCCACGCAGCAACACCACCTTGTTGCGCGAACGGCTTTTGGTGAACCGGGCAAGCAAGGCCAGGCTTTTGCCGCTTTATGCGGATGCCCCCCAACCCGAAGACGCAATTTCAGGGCTGATTGATAATCTGACAGGCTTGTTGCCGATTGATGTGGCGGTGCTGGGTATGGGGCCTGATATGCACACAGCTTCGTTGTTTCCTGATTCTGACGAACTGGTCGCGGCCTTGGATTCGGCTGCGCCGGTACTGCTGCCTGTGCGCCCCAAAAGCCAACCAGAAGCCCGCGTTACACTCGCAGCGCATGTCCTGAATGGAGCTCTGCGCAAACATGTGGTGTTTCGTGGCAAAGAAAAATATCAAGCCCTAGACGCCGCAAGGCATCTGCCAGCAAAACAGGCCCCAATACGGGCGGTGATGGATGGCGCAACGGTACATTGGACGGAGTAA
- a CDS encoding methylenetetrahydrofolate reductase — translation MALLNFKKRLETGQDGSPQVQDFLKGYSIEVMPRTAEKIADFRDHLPADTRVYIAHIDGTSITDMVATARRITDAGMTAMPHFPARIIADKAELQTWISMYQNEAGVEQALLLAGNNKEPKGDFHSSMQLLETGLFDKAGFKRLHVAGHPEGNKDIDPDGGMTLVNEALHWKNNFRDTTDAEMAIVTQFCFEAQPIIEWANGLKDNGITLPIHIGIAGPAKLQTLIKFAIACGVGPSLKVLQKRAMDVTKLLLPYEPTDVVKALADHKAAHPDFNIQAAHFFPLGGIKTNAKWATDNGGSSTKPANA, via the coding sequence ATGGCGCTATTAAATTTCAAGAAAAGACTTGAAACTGGGCAGGATGGATCCCCCCAAGTTCAAGATTTTCTGAAGGGGTATTCGATTGAAGTGATGCCGCGGACAGCGGAAAAAATCGCTGACTTTCGAGATCATCTCCCGGCAGATACGCGGGTTTACATTGCCCATATTGATGGAACATCCATCACTGATATGGTGGCCACCGCACGGCGGATCACTGATGCAGGCATGACAGCCATGCCGCATTTTCCAGCGCGAATTATTGCTGACAAAGCTGAGCTTCAGACTTGGATCTCGATGTACCAAAACGAGGCAGGCGTCGAACAAGCGCTGCTTTTGGCTGGCAACAACAAAGAGCCCAAAGGTGATTTCCACAGCTCTATGCAGCTCTTGGAGACAGGCCTGTTTGACAAAGCAGGCTTTAAGCGGCTGCATGTGGCCGGACACCCGGAAGGCAACAAAGACATTGACCCGGATGGCGGCATGACTTTGGTGAACGAAGCATTGCATTGGAAAAACAATTTCCGCGACACAACCGACGCAGAAATGGCCATTGTGACCCAGTTCTGCTTTGAGGCCCAGCCGATCATTGAATGGGCAAATGGCTTAAAGGACAATGGCATCACCTTGCCGATCCACATCGGTATCGCTGGCCCTGCCAAGCTGCAAACGCTGATAAAATTCGCCATTGCCTGCGGTGTTGGTCCTTCGTTGAAGGTCCTGCAAAAACGCGCAATGGACGTCACAAAACTATTGCTACCCTATGAACCAACAGATGTTGTAAAAGCTCTGGCGGACCACAAGGCTGCGCATCCGGATTTCAATATTCAGGCCGCACATTTCTTTCCGTTGGGCGGCATCAAAACAAATGCAAAATGGGCCACCGACAACGGCGGGTCCTCCACGAAACCAGCAAATGCTTAA
- the gyrA gene encoding DNA gyrase subunit A produces MSETPETPDSEEEKTVTRMEHHGPSVTIEEEMRTSYLDYAMSVIVSRAIPDLRDGLKPVHRRILYAMHETGNTHDKSYRKSARPVGDVMGKYHPHGDGAIYDALVRMAQDFSMSLPLLDGQGNFGSMDGDNPAAMRYTEVRMDKPAAFVLADIEKDTVDFQDNYDGKDKEPTVLPSRFPNMLVNGAGGIAVGMATNIPPHNLGEVCEATLALIENPDLTSEELIEYIPGPDFPTGGIMLGRSGARKAYLEGRGSVIIRSKTRVEEIRKDRYAIVIDEIPYQVNKSAMIEKIAEQVREKKVEGVAHVQDESDRNGVRVVVELKRDATAEVVLNQLFRFTPMQTYFGCNMLALNGGRPEQLTLRAFLTSFVDFREEVVARRTAFELRKARERSHILCGLAVAVSNVDEVVATIRSSADAAEARQKLMQRRWPAADIAAYIRLIDDPTHTMNDDGTYNLSETQTRAILELRLQRLTQIGVKEVTDELEELAGKIKEYLEILGSRERIMGMISAELQEVKDKFAVPRRTDIVDWSGDMEDEDLIEREDMVVTVTSGGYIKRTALADFRAQKRGGKGLSGMQTKEEDVVTTLFVANTHTQLLFFTTDGMAYKLKTWRLPLGGRTAKGKAIVNILPIPTGVSIAAIMPVDREEEEWKDLQIVFATSAGDIRRNALSDFTNVKRNGKIAMKLPEDVELVNARIATEEDDVMLVTDSGRAIRFPTTDVRVFKGRDSTGVRGIRLSGEDRVVSMSVIRHFEASSDERVAYLKMRRAVAGALDDEANGEEDANSNATISPERYAEMSAAEMLILTITSGGSGKLSSSHDYPVRGRGGMGVAAMDKAMRGGDLVASFPVEMADQIMLATSKGQSIRVPVDGISFRSRSAGGVRVFDTAKREVVVSVAWIAEQNEEEAVEETAEE; encoded by the coding sequence GTGAGCGAAACGCCAGAAACACCTGATTCCGAAGAAGAAAAAACAGTTACACGCATGGAGCACCATGGCCCCAGTGTGACAATCGAAGAGGAAATGCGCACCTCTTATCTTGATTACGCCATGAGCGTGATCGTGAGCCGCGCGATTCCCGATCTTCGGGACGGCCTGAAACCGGTCCATCGCCGCATTTTATATGCGATGCACGAGACCGGAAATACCCACGATAAATCCTATCGAAAATCGGCGCGTCCGGTGGGCGATGTGATGGGTAAATATCACCCGCACGGCGATGGAGCGATCTATGATGCTTTGGTCCGTATGGCGCAGGACTTTTCGATGTCATTGCCCTTGCTGGATGGCCAAGGCAACTTTGGCTCGATGGATGGCGATAACCCAGCTGCGATGCGTTATACCGAAGTGCGCATGGACAAGCCGGCAGCCTTTGTTTTGGCTGATATCGAAAAAGACACGGTTGATTTCCAAGACAACTATGATGGCAAAGACAAGGAACCAACAGTTCTGCCATCGCGCTTTCCCAATATGCTGGTCAATGGGGCTGGCGGCATTGCGGTCGGGATGGCGACAAACATTCCGCCGCACAATTTGGGTGAGGTCTGCGAAGCCACTTTGGCGCTAATCGAAAACCCGGATTTGACGTCTGAAGAGCTGATTGAGTATATCCCAGGCCCTGATTTTCCGACCGGTGGCATTATGCTGGGTCGTTCTGGCGCGCGCAAAGCCTATCTTGAAGGCCGTGGCAGCGTCATTATCCGGTCAAAAACCCGTGTCGAAGAAATACGCAAGGATCGCTATGCGATTGTGATCGACGAGATCCCTTATCAAGTGAACAAATCTGCGATGATCGAGAAAATCGCAGAACAAGTGCGCGAGAAAAAGGTCGAAGGCGTCGCGCATGTGCAGGATGAATCAGATCGTAACGGCGTGCGCGTTGTTGTTGAATTGAAACGCGATGCGACGGCCGAAGTCGTGCTTAACCAACTGTTCCGCTTTACGCCAATGCAAACCTATTTTGGCTGTAACATGCTGGCGCTGAATGGCGGTCGCCCAGAACAGCTGACATTGCGGGCATTTTTGACATCGTTTGTTGATTTCCGCGAAGAAGTTGTTGCACGGCGTACGGCCTTTGAACTGCGCAAGGCCCGTGAACGCAGCCATATCCTGTGTGGTCTGGCGGTTGCGGTTTCAAATGTAGATGAAGTCGTTGCAACCATTCGGTCCTCGGCGGATGCGGCTGAAGCGCGGCAAAAACTGATGCAACGTCGTTGGCCAGCGGCTGATATTGCGGCCTATATCCGCTTGATCGACGATCCGACCCACACAATGAACGACGACGGAACCTATAATCTGTCTGAAACCCAGACGCGAGCAATTCTGGAGTTGCGGTTGCAACGCCTGACGCAAATTGGCGTCAAAGAAGTGACCGACGAGCTGGAAGAGCTGGCCGGTAAGATCAAGGAATACCTAGAGATCCTTGGGTCGCGCGAACGTATTATGGGAATGATTTCTGCCGAGCTGCAAGAAGTCAAAGACAAGTTTGCTGTGCCCCGTCGTACCGATATTGTTGACTGGTCTGGCGACATGGAAGATGAGGATTTGATCGAGCGCGAAGATATGGTCGTAACGGTCACATCTGGCGGTTATATCAAACGCACAGCACTGGCTGATTTCCGTGCGCAAAAACGCGGCGGCAAAGGTCTGTCAGGCATGCAGACCAAAGAAGAAGACGTGGTGACCACATTGTTTGTGGCCAATACGCATACGCAGCTGCTGTTTTTCACAACCGATGGCATGGCCTATAAGTTGAAGACATGGCGCTTGCCGTTAGGTGGCCGTACCGCCAAGGGCAAGGCAATTGTTAATATTCTGCCCATTCCGACGGGTGTGTCGATTGCCGCCATCATGCCAGTAGACCGTGAAGAAGAGGAATGGAAAGATCTGCAGATTGTCTTTGCGACTTCGGCTGGCGACATTCGCCGCAATGCGCTGAGCGATTTCACCAATGTGAAGCGAAATGGCAAGATTGCCATGAAGCTGCCAGAAGATGTGGAATTGGTAAATGCGCGGATCGCAACCGAAGAAGATGACGTCATGTTGGTGACAGATTCTGGTCGAGCCATCCGTTTCCCAACCACCGATGTGCGTGTGTTCAAAGGCCGGGATTCCACCGGCGTGCGTGGCATTCGTCTGTCTGGAGAAGATCGGGTTGTTTCAATGTCAGTGATCCGACATTTTGAAGCCAGCTCTGATGAACGCGTGGCCTATCTGAAAATGCGCCGCGCTGTGGCCGGCGCTTTGGATGACGAAGCCAACGGTGAAGAAGACGCAAACAGCAACGCAACCATCAGCCCAGAGCGCTATGCGGAAATGTCTGCGGCCGAGATGCTGATTTTGACCATCACCTCTGGCGGGTCTGGCAAGCTTTCAAGTTCGCATGACTATCCGGTGCGCGGACGTGGCGGCATGGGTGTTGCGGCAATGGACAAAGCGATGCGCGGCGGTGATTTGGTGGCCTCTTTCCCTGTTGAAATGGCTGATCAAATCATGCTGGCAACATCCAAGGGCCAATCAATCCGTGTGCCGGTTGATGGCATTTCGTTCAGGTCACGCTCTGCCGGTGGTGTTCGGGTGTTTGACACAGCCAAACGCGAAGTTGTTGTTTCGGTGGCTTGGATTGCAGAGCAAAACGAGGAAGAGGCTGTCGAAGAAACGGCCGAAGAATAG
- the zwf gene encoding glucose-6-phosphate dehydrogenase → MVSRIIPVDLFDLIIFGGTGDLARRKILPALFKRFCDGQIPQGSRIIGAARSDMTMQTYQDFAKEAVLAADDAPSHTAKVDAFLTCLDYVKIDAMGEEGWDVLSAKLDTDRVRAFYFSVGPNLFDDLADRLHLHKMVQDDTRIVVEKPFGRDLISAKALNKALSSRFDETQVYRIDHYLGKETVQNLMAVRFGNMLFEPLWNSQYIDHIQITVAEEVGVGGRGAYYDKSGAMRDMVQNHLMQLLCLTAMEPPAKFDPDAVRDEKLKVIRALEPVEPHHLVRGQYAETASTQGFREDVENPQSKTESFVALKCAVQNWRWAGTPFYLRTGKRLKARDSEIIVAFKNTPHSIFGPEAGQHSNELRIQLQPDEGITLKVTIKEPGPGGMRLLDVPLDMSFAEALGPDADTPDAYERLIMDVLRGNQTLFMRNDEVEAAWAWTDPIIQGWEARFDVPKPYDAFSEGPIDAMLLMQREGREWRKIAE, encoded by the coding sequence ATGGTTTCGCGAATTATTCCAGTCGACTTGTTCGACCTGATCATTTTTGGCGGCACGGGCGATCTTGCTCGCCGGAAAATTCTGCCTGCTTTGTTCAAGCGGTTCTGTGATGGGCAGATTCCGCAAGGCTCTCGTATTATTGGGGCGGCGCGGTCTGATATGACAATGCAAACCTATCAAGACTTTGCAAAAGAAGCCGTTTTGGCAGCTGACGATGCACCGTCTCATACTGCAAAGGTCGACGCGTTTCTAACCTGTCTGGATTATGTGAAAATCGATGCCATGGGGGAAGAGGGCTGGGATGTCCTAAGCGCCAAGCTCGACACTGACCGGGTGCGAGCATTTTATTTTTCGGTTGGCCCTAATCTGTTTGACGATCTGGCAGACCGGCTGCATCTGCATAAAATGGTGCAAGACGACACGCGCATTGTGGTAGAAAAACCATTCGGGCGCGATCTGATATCCGCCAAGGCCTTGAACAAGGCGCTGTCCAGTCGGTTTGACGAAACCCAAGTGTACCGCATTGATCATTATCTTGGCAAAGAGACCGTCCAGAACCTGATGGCTGTGCGCTTTGGCAACATGCTGTTTGAGCCGCTTTGGAACAGTCAATACATCGATCATATCCAGATCACAGTGGCCGAAGAAGTTGGCGTAGGGGGCCGAGGGGCCTATTACGACAAATCCGGTGCTATGCGGGATATGGTGCAAAACCATTTGATGCAGTTGCTGTGCCTGACAGCCATGGAACCCCCAGCCAAATTTGACCCGGATGCCGTGCGCGATGAAAAACTTAAAGTTATCCGCGCTTTAGAACCCGTCGAGCCACACCACTTGGTGCGTGGCCAATATGCTGAAACCGCAAGCACCCAAGGGTTTCGCGAAGATGTTGAGAATCCTCAATCCAAAACCGAAAGTTTTGTGGCGCTCAAGTGTGCTGTGCAAAATTGGCGTTGGGCAGGCACGCCCTTTTATCTGCGCACCGGCAAACGCTTAAAAGCGCGCGATTCAGAAATCATTGTGGCTTTTAAGAACACGCCACATTCTATTTTTGGCCCCGAAGCCGGACAACACAGCAATGAATTGCGCATTCAATTGCAACCAGACGAAGGCATCACGCTGAAGGTGACAATCAAGGAACCGGGGCCGGGCGGAATGCGCCTGCTGGATGTGCCCCTGGACATGAGTTTTGCAGAAGCCCTTGGGCCTGATGCCGATACGCCAGACGCCTATGAGCGCCTGATTATGGATGTTTTACGCGGCAATCAAACCTTGTTCATGCGCAACGACGAAGTCGAAGCGGCCTGGGCATGGACCGATCCGATTATTCAAGGATGGGAAGCGCGTTTTGATGTTCCAAAACCCTATGATGCGTTTAGCGAAGGTCCAATTGACGCTATGTTGCTGATGCAACGTGAGGGTCGAGAGTGGAGGAAAATTGCAGAATGA
- a CDS encoding radical SAM protein, which translates to MKDHANIGKFVDPYLTAKGEDRASVRLENPQTLWFNTGTLCNIECENCYILSSPTNDALVYMSADEISDYLDQLDDRNWDVSEIAFTGGEPFMNPEMIEMARRALARGYEVLILTNAMLPMQRKKVKQGLQELNKRFGEKLTLRISVDHWSEELHDKERGTGSFAKTLAGMLWLRDNKIKMAVAGRTVWGDTDVASRQGYAELYRKHNFNIDAQNPGETVLFPEMDEKIEVPEITTACWGILDKSPSQVMCSNSRMVVKHKGADRPSVIACTLLPYEKEFDMGSTLQEAEQPVQLNHPHCAKFCVLGGASCSA; encoded by the coding sequence ATGAAAGATCACGCAAATATCGGCAAGTTTGTTGATCCTTATCTTACAGCAAAGGGCGAAGACCGCGCCAGCGTTCGCTTGGAAAACCCGCAAACACTGTGGTTTAACACTGGCACCCTGTGCAATATCGAATGCGAGAATTGTTATATTCTCAGCTCTCCGACCAATGATGCCTTAGTATATATGTCAGCCGACGAAATAAGCGATTACCTAGATCAGCTGGACGATCGAAATTGGGATGTCAGCGAAATTGCCTTTACCGGCGGCGAGCCTTTCATGAACCCGGAGATGATAGAAATGGCGCGCCGAGCGCTTGCGCGAGGCTATGAGGTTTTGATCCTAACCAACGCGATGCTACCGATGCAACGCAAGAAAGTTAAACAAGGTTTACAAGAACTTAACAAGCGATTTGGCGAAAAGCTGACGCTGCGCATTTCCGTTGATCATTGGTCTGAAGAGCTGCACGATAAAGAGCGCGGCACAGGCAGTTTTGCAAAAACCCTAGCTGGCATGCTTTGGCTGCGCGATAACAAAATCAAAATGGCCGTGGCGGGCCGCACCGTATGGGGTGACACTGATGTGGCTTCCCGCCAAGGGTATGCGGAACTCTATCGAAAGCATAACTTTAATATTGATGCGCAAAACCCTGGGGAAACAGTACTTTTTCCAGAAATGGATGAGAAGATCGAAGTGCCAGAAATCACTACCGCCTGCTGGGGTATTCTGGATAAATCGCCTTCGCAAGTTATGTGCTCTAATTCCCGCATGGTGGTTAAGCACAAGGGCGCAGATCGCCCATCTGTGATCGCCTGCACGTTGCTGCCCTATGAAAAAGAGTTCGATATGGGCAGCACACTGCAAGAGGCAGAGCAACCCGTTCAACTCAATCATCCGCATTGCGCCAAATTCTGCGTTTTGGGCGGGGCAAGCTGTTCTGCCTAA